ATGGTGCGCGTCTCCAGGGAGCTGGACAGGCCCCAGACCTCCTCGAGCAGCTGCTCGCGGGACTGCACGCGGCCCACGCGGGCCATGAGGTGCTCCAACAGGCGGAACTCGAGCGCGGTGAGGATGACCTCCTTGCCCTCCACGTAGAAGCGGTGGGCGGAGATGTCGAGCGCGAGGGGGCCCAGCTTGAGGGGCGCGGAGTCGTCGCGCGCGGGGCCGCTGCGGCGCAGGATGGCCTTGAGGCGCAGGACGAGCTCGCGGACGCTGAAGGGCTTGGTGACGTAGTCGTCGGCGCCCACCTCGAAGCCGCGCACGCGGTCGGCCTCCTCTCCCTTGGCGGTGAGCATGACGATGAGGACGTCACGGGTGTTGGCGGCGGCACGCAGCTGGCGGCAGACCTCCACGCCGGAGATGTCCGGCAACATCAAATCCAGGAGGACCAGATCCATCCGCTGCTCGCGCGCGGCGGTGAGCGCTGCCTCGCCCGTGGGCGCGACGCGGGTGGAGAAGCCAGCGGCTCGGAGATTGAAATCGATGAGCTCGGCGAGATCGCGCTCGTCGTCGACGATGAGGACGTGGGGCATGGCGGCGCGCACTCTGGACACCGCCGTTTGCGTTCTGGTGACGCGTCTGCGACAAGTACGTGACATCACTCACGCGCGGTGAAGGTCCTCGGCGCGCTGGAGGTAGCGGCCCGGAGCCGCCAGCCACGCGAAGGAGAAGTGCTTGCCGCGTCCCTCGGGGTGGAGCGCGAGCGCGGCGCCCTTGCGCAGCTTGTCGGGCAGCTCGTCCATGTCCAGTGCGAGACAGCCGGCGCGGGCGAGCGAGGGGTTGTGGCCCACCAGCACCCAGCCGGCGCCCAGCTCGCGCGCGAGCCGGAGGATGCGCTTGGGGGCGCGGGCGCGCGGTCGCAGTGCCGGGTGCACCTCCACGCGGGACAGCCCGAAGGCCTCGGCGAGGATCTCCGCGGTCTGCACCGCGCGCACCAGGGGGCTGGTGACGATGCCCACCATGGGCGTGAGGCGGGCCAGCTTGCGCGCGTGGGTGCGGAAGGCGGCGCGGCCCTCGGCGGTGAGGGGGCGGGCCTCGTCACCCAGGGGGTGGGTGTCCTCGGCTACGGCGTGGCGCACGAGCAACAGGGGCATCTGGTGAGGAGACATGGCGGACC
This is a stretch of genomic DNA from Archangium violaceum. It encodes these proteins:
- a CDS encoding response regulator; this translates as MPHVLIVDDERDLAELIDFNLRAAGFSTRVAPTGEAALTAAREQRMDLVLLDLMLPDISGVEVCRQLRAAANTRDVLIVMLTAKGEEADRVRGFEVGADDYVTKPFSVRELVLRLKAILRRSGPARDDSAPLKLGPLALDISAHRFYVEGKEVILTALEFRLLEHLMARVGRVQSREQLLEEVWGLSSSLETRTIDTHVMRLRDKLGSARAYLETVRGVGYRIVDPNTV
- a CDS encoding SixA phosphatase family protein, whose amino-acid sequence is MSPHQMPLLLVRHAVAEDTHPLGDEARPLTAEGRAAFRTHARKLARLTPMVGIVTSPLVRAVQTAEILAEAFGLSRVEVHPALRPRARAPKRILRLARELGAGWVLVGHNPSLARAGCLALDMDELPDKLRKGAALALHPEGRGKHFSFAWLAAPGRYLQRAEDLHRA